The following are encoded in a window of Limibacter armeniacum genomic DNA:
- the carB gene encoding carbamoyl-phosphate synthase large subunit, with amino-acid sequence MPRKKHINSVLIIGSGPIVIGQACEFDYSGSQAARSLREEGIEVTLINSNPATIMTDSVTADNIYLKPLEKKSIIEILEKHKIDAVLPTMGGQTALNLAIKCQEAGIWEEYGVEIIGVDIDAIQTTEDRELFRNKMIELDVNVCKGRTAKSFLEGKEIAQEIGFPLVIRPSFTLGGSGGGFVHSEEEFDKALTRGLHFSPVHEVLVEQSILGWKEYELELLRDNAGNVIIICSIENFDPMGVHTGDSITVAPAQTLPDTVYQHMRDLAIKMMNGIGQFAGGCNVQFAVNPEDDSIVGIEINPRVSRSSALASKATGYPIAKIAAKLAIGYNLDELQNAITGTTSAFFEPALDYVIVKIPRWNFDKFKGSDTKLGLQMKSVGEVMGIGRNFQEALQKACQSLEIKRNGLGADGKEMTDREEILRRLENPSDDRLFRIYDALKLGIALKTVRNLTKIDKWFLHQVLDIVLIEKEIQKYSLETLPKELMMQAKEMGFADRQIAHLLGKLESEVFNRRYHELGIKRSWKLVDTCAAEFEAKTPYYYSAFDDENESEPSDKKKIVVLGAGPNRIGQGIEFDYCCVHGVLAAKECGYETIMINCNPETVSTDFDISDKLYFEPVFWEHIYEIILHEKPEGVIVQLGGQTALKLAEKLDRYGIKIIGTSFKALDLAEDRGSFSSLLRDNNIPYPEFATAQTADEALEICEEIGFPMLVRPSYVLGGQKMKIVINEKELEDHIVDTLREIPGNKVLLDHFLDGAIEAEADAICDGENVYILGIMQHIEPAGIHSGDSYAVLPPYNLGDLVIEQIEEYTKKIAIALETKGLINIQFAIKDDKVYIIEANPRASRTVPFISKAYQEPYVNYATKVMLGENKVTDFDFKPVKEGYAIKIPVFSFEKFPNVNKELGPEMKSTGEGIYFIDSLRDEFFQNIYSERNLYLSR; translated from the coding sequence CGATGGGTGGTCAGACTGCGCTTAACCTTGCGATCAAATGCCAGGAAGCTGGTATCTGGGAGGAATATGGTGTAGAGATCATCGGTGTTGACATTGACGCCATCCAAACTACAGAAGACCGCGAGCTCTTCCGTAACAAGATGATCGAGCTTGATGTGAACGTGTGTAAGGGACGTACAGCCAAGTCATTCCTAGAAGGAAAGGAAATCGCACAGGAGATTGGTTTCCCACTAGTTATCCGCCCTTCATTTACACTGGGTGGTTCAGGTGGTGGTTTTGTCCACAGTGAAGAGGAATTTGACAAAGCACTGACTAGAGGTCTTCACTTCTCCCCTGTACACGAAGTACTGGTAGAGCAAAGTATCCTAGGATGGAAAGAGTATGAACTGGAGCTACTGCGTGACAACGCTGGTAACGTGATCATCATCTGTTCTATCGAGAACTTTGACCCAATGGGTGTTCACACAGGTGACTCTATCACTGTTGCTCCAGCTCAGACACTGCCTGACACTGTTTACCAACACATGCGTGACCTTGCCATCAAGATGATGAATGGTATCGGTCAGTTTGCAGGTGGATGTAACGTACAGTTTGCAGTAAACCCTGAGGATGACAGCATCGTAGGTATCGAAATCAACCCTCGTGTATCACGCTCATCCGCTTTGGCTTCGAAAGCAACTGGTTACCCAATTGCTAAAATCGCAGCAAAGCTAGCTATCGGATACAACCTTGACGAGCTTCAGAATGCTATTACAGGTACTACTTCAGCATTCTTCGAGCCTGCACTGGACTACGTAATCGTTAAGATCCCTCGTTGGAACTTTGACAAGTTCAAAGGCTCTGACACTAAGCTTGGTCTGCAGATGAAATCTGTAGGGGAGGTAATGGGTATCGGACGTAACTTTCAGGAAGCACTTCAGAAAGCTTGCCAGTCACTGGAAATCAAGCGTAACGGATTAGGTGCTGACGGTAAGGAAATGACAGACCGTGAGGAAATTCTTCGCCGCTTAGAGAACCCTAGTGATGACAGACTTTTCCGTATCTATGATGCGCTGAAACTGGGTATCGCCCTAAAGACTGTTCGCAACCTTACTAAGATTGACAAATGGTTCCTTCACCAAGTTCTGGACATTGTCCTGATTGAGAAGGAAATTCAAAAATATTCGCTGGAAACGCTGCCTAAGGAGCTGATGATGCAAGCCAAAGAAATGGGCTTTGCTGACCGTCAGATCGCACACCTTTTGGGCAAACTGGAAAGCGAAGTATTCAACCGCCGTTACCACGAGCTTGGTATCAAGCGTAGCTGGAAGCTGGTTGATACTTGTGCTGCCGAGTTTGAGGCTAAAACACCTTACTACTACTCAGCATTCGACGACGAAAACGAGTCAGAACCATCTGACAAGAAGAAAATCGTGGTACTAGGTGCTGGTCCTAACCGTATCGGTCAAGGTATCGAGTTTGACTACTGCTGTGTACACGGCGTATTGGCTGCTAAAGAGTGTGGCTATGAGACGATCATGATCAACTGTAACCCTGAGACGGTTTCAACTGACTTCGATATCTCTGACAAGCTGTACTTCGAGCCAGTATTCTGGGAGCACATCTACGAAATCATCCTACACGAGAAACCGGAAGGTGTTATCGTTCAGTTGGGTGGACAGACTGCCTTGAAACTGGCAGAGAAACTGGACCGTTACGGTATCAAGATCATCGGTACAAGCTTCAAAGCGCTTGACCTTGCTGAAGACCGTGGTTCATTCTCTTCACTGTTGCGTGACAACAATATTCCTTACCCAGAGTTCGCAACAGCTCAGACAGCTGACGAAGCACTGGAAATCTGTGAGGAAATCGGCTTCCCGATGTTGGTAAGACCTTCTTACGTATTGGGTGGTCAGAAAATGAAGATTGTCATCAACGAGAAAGAGCTGGAAGACCACATTGTTGACACACTGAGAGAGATCCCAGGCAACAAAGTACTTCTTGACCACTTCTTGGATGGCGCTATCGAAGCTGAAGCAGACGCAATCTGTGACGGTGAAAACGTGTACATCCTAGGTATCATGCAGCACATCGAGCCTGCAGGTATCCACTCTGGTGACTCTTACGCAGTACTGCCTCCTTACAACCTAGGTGACTTGGTAATCGAGCAGATTGAGGAGTACACAAAGAAAATCGCTATTGCACTGGAGACTAAAGGTCTGATCAACATCCAGTTTGCGATCAAGGATGACAAAGTTTACATCATCGAAGCGAACCCTAGAGCATCTCGTACTGTACCATTCATCAGTAAAGCTTACCAAGAGCCTTACGTGAATTACGCTACGAAGGTGATGTTGGGTGAGAATAAGGTGACTGACTTCGACTTCAAACCTGTGAAAGAAGGTTACGCAATCAAGATTCCAGTATTCTCATTCGAGAAATTCCCTAACGTAAACAAGGAATTGGGTCCTGAGATGAAATCTACAGGTGAGGGCATCTACTTCATCGATAGCTTGAGAGACGAGTTCTTCCAGAACATTTACTCTGAAAGAAACCTGTACCTGAGCCGCTAA
- a CDS encoding caspase family protein — MMRFSFIGITLLCSLLSCFVFGQEPNIVLQTNISSGIESMVRSQNGAYYLIQEGSVQKDFALYDQASNILLGKVHVDHGSNQISNAVSLFDSGIFWVASTRDIVAYNPIDSSADTVFNLLEYPEYIYTFQVLPWDQDKVVIATKIYPEHVQMLYETSDMGRLFIFDRKLGTITKSVDLDYEVTALEVNADRNELLLGNNKGAVYRFDTSLNVLGDFALFDKPVFYLKCFSNDRFLVIPSSQEDYSFGIGEGKLRFGQVVSGTQIKEVQLPVDKPKEQENGFMTYNPSNVVKSVAFDGESFYVNYGYRKVIKISTTDFELKSLNMDAYESVSSILLNQDKSGLVFSHGRLGMINIETDLSLYDLKKDKVSFQFPKYANLSQENAMSHKVQHHVFHDVDGNVILIRQLAPKNAFLSNETLLLYASNRLLPKTLKLERMAVYLNEGCSKAVFIQENFGRKRFKVASFESSKIMNDSTQLDFAQLDEQNFLSDIRLYTLPDNNISEIYRTEQSPDNDHLVFYVRFDNDRYGIVSYKLSNGTYSVLAKEELALGTDIAISSSGKFVSFASGGLTKKVKIHVFDLQTNKTVYQKTLNSTTSGGVKFQKGTDTLFYYEYFDEREKKGESRLVSVSDLERKPKLEEVKKIGYIADFCIREGANLLAFDSYDHFGLMDLVSGEVIKDIEVASGVEHMSYHPSIDAYQFDNENEFYLIKSNGETLHYLFYEGNKQLAILNNRYYMAEKTLMPNLGFEYGRKGVQYHDFDLYYNRPDLLLAFMGNKNREYQQVVEKAISKRFARLTGSSIVRSFDVEKKKPTVKLLNKHELPEKTTQRALDIHLKTASENGPVERVHIKVNGVPVFGLEGWQITPTESGEVMIPIELSQGRNMVHLSVEDRDGLRSPQQVFTTFLDDDCTSKTYLITVAVSTFKEEGYDLTYPVKDARDVIHQFKMSIPDTLLTVDSLFNDSLTPESLEQLKMKLTKTHVDDKVILFVAGHGLLDDELDFWYATQEMDFEDPAKKGIAYTAFEQLLSAIPARQKLMLIDACHSGEVDKTSIKKQTEGISTDQGVVRADVSSRGLSNKRQQSKVGSKNSFALMQALFVNLKNQTGIQIISAAAGDSYALESDQWQNGLFTYCMLNGMRDGKADLNQDGKLYLSELKSFMDKEVFRLSNGAQQTTARGENLLYDFLID; from the coding sequence ATGATGAGATTCTCATTTATTGGCATAACACTTTTGTGCTCCTTGCTTTCGTGTTTTGTGTTTGGTCAGGAACCTAACATTGTACTGCAAACTAATATTTCTTCGGGTATTGAATCAATGGTCAGGAGTCAAAATGGAGCCTATTATTTGATTCAGGAGGGGAGTGTTCAAAAAGACTTTGCGCTGTATGACCAAGCTTCTAATATTTTACTGGGTAAAGTACATGTAGACCACGGCAGTAATCAGATATCCAATGCAGTTTCCTTATTTGATTCAGGGATCTTTTGGGTAGCCTCAACTAGAGATATTGTGGCATATAATCCAATAGATAGTAGTGCGGATACCGTTTTTAACCTTCTGGAGTATCCTGAATACATTTATACTTTTCAAGTGTTGCCTTGGGATCAAGACAAAGTGGTGATAGCTACAAAGATTTATCCTGAGCATGTACAAATGCTTTATGAGACATCTGACATGGGGCGTTTATTCATCTTTGACCGAAAGTTAGGTACAATCACCAAAAGTGTAGACTTGGATTATGAGGTAACAGCTTTAGAGGTTAATGCAGACAGAAACGAGTTGTTGTTAGGTAATAATAAGGGAGCTGTCTACCGGTTTGATACATCTTTAAATGTCTTGGGTGACTTTGCGCTATTTGACAAGCCTGTATTTTACCTGAAATGTTTTTCAAATGATCGGTTTTTGGTTATTCCGTCCTCTCAGGAAGATTACAGCTTCGGTATTGGTGAAGGAAAGTTGCGTTTTGGTCAAGTAGTTTCTGGAACACAAATTAAGGAAGTCCAATTACCTGTAGATAAGCCTAAAGAGCAGGAGAACGGCTTTATGACTTACAATCCTAGTAATGTAGTGAAGTCGGTGGCGTTTGACGGGGAAAGCTTTTATGTAAACTATGGTTATAGAAAGGTAATCAAGATCAGTACGACAGATTTTGAGCTGAAAAGCTTAAACATGGATGCGTATGAGTCTGTCTCATCTATTTTACTGAATCAGGATAAGTCAGGGCTGGTTTTTTCACATGGAAGGTTGGGTATGATCAATATCGAGACAGACCTTTCTTTATATGACTTAAAAAAGGATAAGGTGTCCTTTCAGTTTCCAAAATATGCCAATCTGAGTCAGGAAAATGCAATGTCACATAAGGTACAGCATCACGTTTTTCATGATGTTGATGGTAATGTGATCTTGATTAGGCAGTTAGCTCCAAAGAATGCTTTTTTAAGCAATGAAACCCTCTTGTTATATGCTTCCAATAGACTGTTGCCAAAAACCTTGAAACTGGAAAGAATGGCGGTCTATTTAAATGAAGGTTGTAGTAAAGCTGTTTTTATTCAGGAGAACTTTGGCAGAAAAAGGTTTAAGGTGGCATCCTTTGAGTCGTCCAAAATTATGAATGATTCTACGCAATTGGATTTTGCTCAACTGGATGAACAAAATTTTCTTTCAGATATAAGGCTCTACACGCTACCTGACAATAATATTTCTGAAATATACCGTACTGAGCAAAGTCCTGACAATGATCACTTGGTCTTTTATGTAAGGTTTGACAATGATAGGTATGGCATTGTGAGTTACAAGCTTTCAAATGGTACTTATAGTGTGTTGGCTAAGGAAGAGTTGGCTTTGGGTACTGATATAGCTATTTCATCAAGTGGCAAGTTTGTGTCTTTTGCATCAGGAGGGCTGACCAAGAAAGTTAAAATCCATGTATTTGACCTGCAAACCAATAAGACAGTCTATCAGAAAACTTTAAATAGTACAACTTCAGGTGGAGTGAAGTTTCAAAAAGGAACAGATACATTGTTCTATTACGAGTACTTTGATGAGCGTGAAAAGAAGGGTGAAAGCAGGTTGGTGAGCGTTAGTGATCTGGAAAGAAAACCCAAGCTGGAAGAAGTGAAAAAAATAGGCTATATCGCAGATTTTTGCATCCGAGAAGGTGCTAACCTGTTAGCTTTTGATAGTTATGACCATTTTGGATTGATGGACTTGGTAAGTGGGGAAGTGATAAAAGATATTGAGGTGGCTTCCGGTGTTGAACATATGAGCTACCACCCTTCAATCGATGCTTATCAGTTTGACAATGAAAATGAGTTTTACCTTATAAAGTCAAATGGAGAGACATTACATTACCTCTTTTATGAAGGAAATAAGCAACTAGCAATACTTAATAACAGGTATTACATGGCTGAGAAGACTTTGATGCCCAATTTAGGGTTTGAGTATGGTCGTAAAGGTGTGCAGTATCATGACTTTGACCTGTATTATAACAGACCTGACCTGCTATTGGCTTTTATGGGCAACAAGAACAGGGAATATCAGCAGGTTGTTGAAAAAGCTATATCGAAGCGTTTTGCAAGATTGACAGGTTCTTCAATAGTTAGGTCCTTTGATGTAGAAAAAAAGAAACCTACTGTGAAACTGCTAAATAAGCATGAGCTTCCTGAGAAGACTACGCAACGTGCGTTGGACATACACCTGAAAACAGCCTCTGAGAATGGACCTGTGGAACGAGTACATATCAAAGTGAATGGTGTCCCTGTTTTTGGTTTAGAAGGGTGGCAAATTACACCTACAGAGTCTGGGGAGGTGATGATTCCCATCGAACTTTCTCAAGGAAGAAATATGGTTCACCTTTCAGTTGAAGATAGAGATGGTTTAAGGTCTCCTCAGCAGGTTTTTACTACATTTCTTGATGATGATTGCACTTCAAAGACATATTTGATTACAGTGGCTGTCAGTACGTTTAAAGAGGAAGGTTATGATCTGACTTATCCAGTGAAAGATGCGAGGGATGTCATCCATCAGTTTAAGATGAGTATACCAGATACATTGCTCACCGTGGATTCACTATTTAATGACAGCTTAACGCCAGAAAGTTTGGAGCAACTGAAAATGAAACTAACTAAAACTCATGTAGATGACAAAGTGATCCTGTTTGTGGCAGGGCATGGGTTATTGGATGATGAGTTGGATTTTTGGTATGCGACTCAAGAGATGGATTTTGAAGATCCTGCTAAAAAAGGAATTGCTTACACAGCGTTTGAACAATTGCTTTCCGCTATCCCAGCAAGGCAAAAGCTGATGCTGATCGATGCTTGTCACAGTGGTGAGGTAGATAAGACGTCTATAAAAAAGCAGACAGAAGGTATAAGTACAGACCAAGGTGTGGTTAGGGCTGACGTATCTTCCCGTGGACTTTCCAATAAGCGGCAGCAATCAAAAGTGGGAAGCAAAAACAGTTTTGCCTTGATGCAGGCGCTTTTCGTCAATTTGAAGAATCAAACTGGTATACAAATTATTTCGGCAGCAGCTGGTGATAGTTATGCTTTGGAGTCAGACCAATGGCAAAACGGCTTGTTTACCTACTGTATGTTGAACGGAATGCGGGATGGAAAAGCAGATCTTAATCAAGATGGTAAGCTTTACCTTTCAGAGCTTAAAAGCTTTATGGATAAGGAAGTCTTCAGACTTTCAAATGGTGCACAGCAGACGACTGCTAGGGGAGAGAACCTGTTATATGACTTTCTAATTGATTGA